The following nucleotide sequence is from Mangifera indica cultivar Alphonso chromosome 1, CATAS_Mindica_2.1, whole genome shotgun sequence.
TACATGGAATGGATTGTTCCTTTCTTTAAGTATTATATTCTTTAGAGATCTTATTTTTTAAGCTAAGATTGGGGAAAAAATTGGTGTCTTTCTTATGATTTAAAAGGTGTagatttcttattttattagattgatACTGCTGGGAAAGGTTTTTGGATGTTGATCTATGTATATGGGATTCACtgtatttacttattttttaatggaTTTTGGGGTATGTTTGATCCTTTTACTAGAGTACCATGTACTAGAAGTTGTTGTGTGATTCAATTTTTCTTACATCAATCAGTCAATCTGTTACCTTATCACCAATTTCTCTAAAGAGATAGCGAATAAGTCCTCTTTCCATTTTTCTTGACACAGTTGATCTATAACTATTAGATGATTTACACTCCTGTTGTTTATtgattctttttcattattttatgaaatatacTATTTTCTAGTGAAAGATCATAGGAAATCAATTGGCCAAGGAGTATATGGATGAGACCTATAAACAAGAGTTGGGAAGCAAGGTTTgaggaaaattttgattcattgtCTGTGATACCACATGCTATTATGGTTGATCATTCCATTTTCATGGGTTTTTTGACTTgggttttgttgttttttccttCATATTAGAGTACTTCTCTTAAGAACAACTATAAACTAAAAGTACAAACTAGTTGATGCTAAGTATTAACAGATACATTGTGAGCCCATACATCCTCTCAAGatttggattttatatatatattacttaaaaatatttgtttggtTAGAGAACTTAGTCAACACATTGGATTCTGTCCACATGCTGTCTCAAGCATATTTATTGCTttcaattgacacattttctttcttcttgttttgcCAGAATCATTCTTTTCTAGCACTCTGAATTCTTCTTGTACTTGTGACAATGGGTGGAGTGCCCCTGCAAGATGCTTCCTCCATCTTAGCTTTGTCGGGGTCTCAGCCAAAACAAGGTTTGGCTGTTGTAAAATCTGACCAAGAGTCAAAGCCAAAGAAGAAGATCTGCTGTGCCTGCCCTGAGACTAAGAAGCTTAGAGATGAATGCATCGTGGAGCATGGTGAAGAGGCTTGTGCAAAATGGATAGAAGCTCATCGAATGTGCCTTCGTGCTGAGGGCTTTAATGTTTGAGATTGATAGAGGTAGTTTTTACAAGTCAAACCGGATGGGTATACTGACATTACAATTTACAATTGCAGATAGCAGATTATTTGCTAAAGAAATAAAGCAACAAAATTGTTATTGACTTTTGAATGCAATACTTCAtatgattttaaagtgaaaatggATGAGATACATTCTTATTGTATTCATGTTCATCTTTTACGTTATTGGTTTTCCTTTTAACTTTGTTGTTCTGTAATCATAGGCTGTGCAGGATGTATTTTTTGCATATCGTCCACCATTCTTGTGTGATTTTCTTTTATGCTCCAAGTTATCAGGGGAAGTGAATGATTTTTATGCATCCAGATACATTCATCAAACACCGACTGTATCATTCACCATTTACCTCCTTTCGACCTGAAAATCTAATATTTCTTTAGACCTTTTGGGGTAGATAAGAGATAACAAGCCTTTTCTTATAATGATATTTTGTAGATTGCTTTGATTTAAATATGGTCAGTATCAAGACTAGCAGGTGAGTGTTTGATAAATATTTCTTGTAGTGATCTAACCATTTTGTTAAGTTGTTCATATCTTAATATTCTAGTTATGAAGTAAATAGTTAAAAGAGGCAAGTGAGAGCAGAGTATACTTACTAATAGCATCAATACATTAACAGCCACACAAGGCCAAAGCCAAAAGCCACAGCCATTACACGATTACAGAAGGAAATACAAGTATATCACTGACACACAACACACTCCACTTCACGCACACaaagtattatttttacaaaGGATAAGTTCATTACAACATTATTCCAACGATTTCAGTCCCTTGAAATTATTGTTATAGTATTAGTTTAATGACCACCACAAGTACAGTTCACGCAGGAGCAGCTGGTGCCACACTTGCACTTGCCGTGGTTCTCAGAAGTGGCAGGAACGTCGACCATGACAAAAGTGGTTATCCAGCTGCAAGAACAAAAACCAGATTGTATCAGTACATGGCCAAAACCAAACaacaaagagagaaagaaatattataCTGTGCATTGTCTTTGATCTTCAGAAAGTACCTCTCAGTCTCAATGAAGTCAGCAACATAGCCGCTTCCCTTCTTCCTGCAAATCCGAAAAAACTGATAGTGTAAGTAATATAACCATAGCATAATAACAAAATCTTTAAGATACGGAGATACGAATCACTTACACACACTTGCTCTTGTCAGCGCAGTCGCAGTTGCCGCAGTCCGACATGTTGAGCTtggaaaaattgaaactttgaaGTGTTTTTGAGAAAGCTGATGGATTTGTCTGAATGGCTATATCTTGCAGCGTGGCCTGTATTTAAAGAGGGGGAAAGAGGTGGTGCAAATGGGTGATAAATGAAGATGAAGGTGGCGTCAACTTCAGCTTGGGCAGCGGGCCCAGATGGGCATGCCGCATGGGAGAAGCACACGCCTCTCGAGGAAGAGGCCGAAGGGAATCTTGATAATGGAAGAGGTTGGCTTCCTTTCCTCCTCTCATGTCAacttctctctttcattttcttccccGTTTTTCCAAAGCTTCAAAACTCATTAGCCTCTCTTTTTTATGACAGTGACCACAAAATTTTCAGACGCCAGACATGGAATTCAAGGGTAAAAATCTATGAAGAAAGTACAAATCTATAAGATATTGGACATCAAATTGAAGATTTTGTCATATCATatcacatattaaaattttaatttttcatatactattttgtatcaaatgatgtgcatataaaaaaaaaaaattaataaaataataaaaatggtcaataacacattattatttagaaaaataataatatattaatatatccaATTATACtactattttctttaaaaatatatattgattcatattgataatatgtatcatattaaatgatatgtttattatattgttttaatttgatatattttaagatatatattattttttacttatttcgTATTGCAGATGATAGGACCAGGTGCAGAACAAAAAGAAGTTTTCGAATTTGTAAGCATTGCTTCTTCAACTGGGCAACGTTGTTGTCAAAAAAAGTATAGCCTTACATGCATGTTTTCAATCTTTTTATCCTAAAGATttcagagaaaaaagaaatgtaaatatataataatagtgACAATAATGGTTGTCACCTCCTGCTTTCCTCCCAGTTTGTGTCCCTTGCATGTCTATATCAATGTTTTGTTTGGTTGCCGAGAAAAATCTGAGTTGCAATATTTGACTTGTTCCATTGAATGATTACTGGTTCTGGGAAATTTATAGTCTTTCTAATAAATCAACAATTAtcgaatatatatttatgtattatgaTTTTTAGAGACTGGTAGAATCTTCTGTACATATCTTTTGGcaaaaaaattcttaaagattgtgtaataaaactataaaatttccatctctttgtaattttattgtatttttctcATGAAAAGtttgtaaaaatttaacaagGTTATATCTAGGCCAAGTATTATAtggtatattaattttaaattattaataaaataatatttaattacatattattttaatatctaaaaatattaaaattattgcaAAAACAGAGCATTTATGTGTCAAACTTTGGGTCCAATCCATTTTTGGGCCCAATTGGATCTCTGAAGCCTAATTTTTGGGCCCAATTGGATTCTGAAGCCCAGAATTTTGGGCCCAATTGGTTAACTTTGAAGGTCTAATTTTCGGTTAGAAAAGGAGAATGTTGTCTTAAACATCGAATGAGTAAGATAAGATAAGAGCATTTTTGTcacctaatttttattttaattgataataagatcgattttgttttaaaattagaataaatttaaGTAAACATTTTTgtctacaaaattaattaaataaggataaatattcacaaatttaaaattatctaataatatttttataattaatcaaaattaattttcaagatTATCTGATAAATTAACTTTAAGATCTCTTTATAAAAGATTACATGACTTTTTACCGTAATaaaagatttggaaaaataaattaaaatataataaaaagaaaaaaaataatacgtatATCATTACAAACAAATCCCAATAAAGGTTGGATAGAAAGGTTAAAAAGGAAATCCCACGTGGCAGAACTTGAGTGGTCAATGTAAGAAACCGAAAGTTTATGGAATTAGACGTTGGGAAGTCAAGTCGTCTTAATCTAAGCAGATagttatctttaattaaaaccagtggcaaattagtaattataCTACGAAGAATATACTGCAGTATTATTGCATTGTACATTGATGTTCTCAACGTGGCGCGAAGCCGTGAGCCCGTGAACGTCTCAAGACACTAAACGCCCACGCGCTCTCACAATTGGCACTAAAAGCCGAACTTTCTCGAACTTTTATTGGAGCCGGTAAGTCAAGGCTGAGTGGCTGTCGGCGCGATCAGCTTGCTTGAGTGGGAGCCGAATTTCTGGTTgcctttttaaagttaaaacgTCTTGAATTTCGTATCGAGTTGaggtttttctttgttttcttacTTTCTGTCGAGTAGACAAAAGAACAGGAAGCGAGTGATCTACGGTGGTGGCAATTCTTCGTTCATGGACTCCGAAGTCACCGAAATTCCTCGGCCGGTTTTTCGGACTCGGAACAAGAATAGACACAAACCGGTCTTTCTTCTCGCTCTTTTGATTCTGATTTGGaaaatttctgttttttttttatatgatcaagtttaattttgtatttaattttgtttattgatttGAAGTAGTTTGGATATTTGATCGGATCATTCATCTACTAtcgattattattattattattttaaaattttacctctTCTTGTTATTTTTAGAGCTGATGTTTGAAGGAATAATCATCAAATTCTGTGGATTTTAGATAGATAGAACTCTAGTTATTTAATGTGGTGAATTTGGAATGAGATTAGGTGGAGGGGCAGTACTTAATTGGATTTAGTTATTCTAATTTGTGACTGTTGGTACTCGTTTGTCATGTGAGTGGTGTGAATTTTGATATGTCCTTTATTTTAGTGGATTGGTTATCATATGATAGTGTGGGTTTTGATTAACATTCTCTTTTTTAGGTAGTTGTTTATGAAGTGATTGATGTTAACAGCGATGACGAATCTGCTGATGTTATTGATGTTGATAAGCAAGTTGAGTCAAAGAACAAGGGGAAGGCTGTAGAATGTGAATCTTATGGCTCTGGTAGTTCTCAACCTAAGGTGCGAAATTTAT
It contains:
- the LOC123225801 gene encoding cytochrome c oxidase copper chaperone 1-like — translated: MGGVPLQDASSILALSGSQPKQGLAVVKSDQESKPKKKICCACPETKKLRDECIVEHGEEACAKWIEAHRMCLRAEGFNV